A region of Anolis sagrei isolate rAnoSag1 chromosome 2, rAnoSag1.mat, whole genome shotgun sequence DNA encodes the following proteins:
- the LOC132766681 gene encoding taste receptor type 2 member 39-like, whose translation MIKSRRYVFFPGIIVVVFLADLAVGGLISNGFIVKVIISEWILNKCFTANEQLLLSLSISNFIITILMITSLLLTNQVNSYSRFQVLFAYNFSAIFFRSWLTVWLSVFYCIKITISTHFLFLWCKLRISWLIPRLLVGSAIISFFISIYAFHGILILPYRNTTVNSTNMSQEWKPIQFVDSFSVFFLSAGSACPALMMVLFSTIVVVSLCRHIYRMTGKESKFRNPQMEAHIKAAGTVILLLLFHVLFYLAETFSFTICFGSKPAVPLTILAMLYPPAQAAILVLVNPKLKQAATCIFLKISQEQTRHTACSHI comes from the coding sequence ATGATCAAGAGCAGGAGATATGTCTTCTTCCCAGGCATTATCGTTGTGGTATTTCTAGCTGACTTGGCTGTTGGTGGGCTCATCTCCAATGGATTTATAGTCAAAGTTATTATTAGCGAATGGATTTTAAACAAGTGCTTTACTGCCAATGAACAGCTTCTTCTGAGTTTGAGTATATCCAATTTCATCATCACAATTTTAATGATCACATCATTACTTCTCACAAACCAAGTGAACAGCTACTCAAGGTTTCAAGTATTATTTGCCTATAACTTTTCTGCCATATTCTTCAGATCCTGGCTCACTGTCTGGCTTTCTGTCTTTTATTGCATCAAGATCACAATCAGCACTCATTTCCTCTTCCTTTGGTGCAAATTGAGAATATCATGGCTGATACCCCGGCTTCTCGTGGGATCTGCAATTATCTCATTTTTTATTTCCATATATGCATTTCATGGTATTCTTATACTACCCTACAGAAACACCACAGTCAACAGTACAAATATGAGCCAAGAATGGAAACCAATACAGTTTGTTGATTCTTTCAGCGTCTTCTTTTTATCTGCTGGTTCTGCTTGTCCTGCTCTTATGATGGTACTTTTTTCCACTATTGTTGTTGTGTCACTTTGTAGGCACATCTATCGGATGACAGGGAAAGAATCCAAATTCAGGAATCCCCAAATGGAAGCTCATATCAAGGCAGCTGGGACAGTGATCTTGCTCCTGCTCTTTCATGTGTTGTTTTATTTGGCAGAAACCTTTAGTTTCACTATATGCTTTGGATCAAAACCTGCTGTTCCTTTGACAATACTGGCTATGCTTTATCCACCTGCTCAGGCAGCTATCTTGGTGTTGGTTAACCCAAAGCTAAAGCAGGCAGCTACTTGCATATTTCTAAAAATATCTCAGGAACAAACTAGACATACTGCTTGTTCGCATATTTAA